From the Ruania alkalisoli genome, one window contains:
- the infA gene encoding translation initiation factor IF-1, which yields MGKKDGVIEIEGSVVEALPNAMFRVELSNGHKVLAHISGKMRQHYIRILPEDRVVVELSPYDLSRGRIVYRYK from the coding sequence ATGGGTAAGAAGGACGGTGTCATAGAGATCGAGGGCAGCGTGGTCGAGGCTCTGCCGAACGCGATGTTTCGCGTGGAGCTCAGCAACGGTCACAAGGTTCTCGCTCACATCTCAGGCAAGATGCGACAGCACTACATCCGGATCCTCCCCGAGGACAGGGTGGTGGTCGAGTTGAGCCCGTACGACCTGTCCCGCGGCCGTATCGTCTACCGCTACAAGTAA
- a CDS encoding LuxR C-terminal-related transcriptional regulator, whose translation MARPQPPRPQGVPRLPRDAEIPDAVLATLSSHYPLTVIRGPRGYGKTSALLQWFDISPDRPQTVYAALTMESNFGDGFWSEVAVALTVAGLPDGGDDARTAVTEFLRTHPMPLLLVIDDMHEAGLHEDPGAIDDELVDLVKHNDQLYVVVAGRTLRPIETTGTLSVDAAVIDPDDLRLTGDGVFRLARRLGAELTKDEAQQVAVDLGGWPSAIRAGLVRSSGDGAPATIDRDVVEHYVAAMVRDLRFEKVRAFLLRTAIPEEFDLEIAREIVPEGNTARLLRNVLMAGLIYERETVAGPRYSYAPAIRSALVRMVRERHPELEIEVHHALMRYAERRQLPAQVLSHAARAGEWERALDVLDHDWDRLLVEEPLLLGEVARMFPAPLVAENARLRVAVDYLDGDVVPRDGRHRRRGPDSPALYAEVLRQHADLRDRTTPSGHDGQDVQMVLLQWGVASALHGELDIALYAFSQARAVALLDGAGKQTAVFGTTGLALVHAIQGEPRTALRWLAELELEPGQNNGILGASASVARALASVDAAGEDANETVAALPERHHRDELWALAVFVRAHHAVLAGSRDDIVAVTNELRAAVRYLRRGSRAEALLTETLVEALLAAGMADVAHQVVARVEPHQLVRVSQAKLALHEHAYDEVVRHASRVLDSRALTQRYSMECRVLLAAAFHATRQAGRAAEAFDTAVSLAQQTGQRRPFVLMGRHAFVALAASDGDVLRLWPGPHRAEPPATESRGFSALTSRELEILEALADHPGPVGIAQALGLSANTVKTQLRSVYRKLDVSNRAEALAAARRQG comes from the coding sequence ATGGCGCGTCCACAGCCGCCGCGTCCTCAGGGTGTGCCACGCCTTCCGCGCGATGCCGAGATTCCGGACGCGGTGCTGGCTACATTGTCGTCCCACTATCCGCTGACGGTTATCAGGGGTCCCCGCGGCTATGGCAAGACCAGCGCCCTCCTGCAGTGGTTCGACATCAGTCCCGACCGGCCTCAGACCGTGTACGCGGCGCTGACCATGGAGAGCAACTTCGGCGACGGGTTTTGGTCGGAGGTCGCGGTGGCGCTCACCGTCGCCGGGCTGCCTGACGGTGGTGACGATGCGCGCACCGCAGTCACTGAGTTCCTGCGCACCCATCCCATGCCGCTGCTCCTGGTCATCGACGACATGCACGAGGCTGGACTGCACGAGGATCCTGGAGCGATCGATGACGAGCTGGTCGACCTCGTCAAGCACAACGACCAGCTGTACGTGGTGGTCGCAGGGCGAACGCTCCGTCCGATCGAAACGACCGGGACGTTGTCCGTTGACGCCGCGGTCATCGATCCGGACGACCTCCGCCTCACCGGGGATGGCGTGTTTCGCCTTGCGCGTCGCCTCGGAGCGGAACTGACGAAGGACGAGGCTCAGCAGGTTGCAGTGGACCTTGGCGGATGGCCGTCAGCCATCCGCGCCGGCCTGGTCCGGTCGAGTGGTGATGGTGCTCCTGCGACGATCGATCGCGACGTCGTTGAACACTACGTGGCTGCAATGGTGCGCGATCTGCGGTTCGAGAAGGTCCGGGCCTTCTTGTTGCGCACGGCGATCCCAGAGGAGTTCGATCTTGAGATCGCGCGCGAGATCGTTCCCGAGGGAAACACCGCTCGGCTCTTGCGCAACGTGCTGATGGCTGGCCTGATCTACGAACGCGAAACCGTTGCTGGACCGCGCTACTCCTACGCCCCGGCGATCAGGTCGGCCCTCGTACGCATGGTCCGAGAACGGCACCCAGAGCTCGAGATCGAGGTGCACCATGCGCTCATGCGGTACGCGGAGCGGCGGCAGCTACCCGCGCAGGTGCTCTCGCATGCCGCGCGAGCAGGCGAGTGGGAGCGCGCGCTGGACGTACTCGACCACGACTGGGACCGGTTGCTGGTGGAAGAGCCGCTGTTGCTGGGCGAAGTTGCGCGTATGTTCCCAGCGCCGTTGGTTGCCGAGAACGCCCGGCTGCGGGTGGCAGTCGACTATCTGGACGGCGATGTGGTTCCTCGTGATGGACGGCACCGTCGGCGCGGCCCGGACTCTCCTGCCCTCTACGCGGAAGTACTCCGCCAACACGCGGATCTACGGGATAGGACGACGCCGTCGGGCCACGACGGACAGGACGTGCAGATGGTCCTGCTCCAGTGGGGTGTCGCCAGCGCACTGCACGGCGAGCTGGATATCGCGCTGTACGCGTTCTCGCAGGCGCGTGCGGTCGCGCTCCTGGACGGCGCAGGCAAGCAGACTGCCGTATTCGGAACGACAGGGCTCGCGCTGGTGCATGCCATCCAGGGGGAACCGCGCACCGCCCTGCGTTGGCTTGCCGAGCTCGAGCTAGAGCCAGGCCAGAACAATGGGATCCTCGGCGCCAGCGCATCCGTGGCCCGTGCACTCGCCAGTGTCGATGCTGCTGGCGAGGACGCGAACGAGACCGTTGCAGCCCTACCAGAACGTCATCATCGGGACGAACTGTGGGCGCTGGCGGTCTTCGTCCGGGCACATCACGCCGTGCTCGCCGGAAGCCGCGATGACATCGTCGCTGTCACTAACGAACTGCGGGCAGCTGTGCGCTACCTCAGGCGAGGTTCACGCGCCGAGGCGCTCTTGACCGAGACCCTGGTGGAAGCGCTGCTGGCTGCGGGAATGGCGGACGTCGCACACCAGGTGGTCGCTCGCGTCGAACCCCACCAGCTGGTCCGTGTCAGCCAGGCGAAGCTGGCGTTGCATGAGCACGCTTACGACGAGGTCGTGCGACATGCCTCCAGGGTGCTGGACTCACGTGCACTGACGCAGCGGTATTCCATGGAGTGCCGGGTCCTGCTTGCTGCTGCTTTTCACGCCACGCGGCAAGCAGGTCGCGCCGCGGAGGCCTTTGACACAGCCGTCTCGCTCGCTCAGCAGACTGGTCAGCGACGGCCGTTCGTACTGATGGGCAGGCATGCATTCGTGGCCCTTGCGGCCAGCGACGGTGATGTCCTGAGACTCTGGCCCGGTCCCCACAGGGCCGAGCCACCGGCGACCGAGTCGCGCGGCTTCAGTGCGCTCACATCCCGCGAACTGGAGATCCTCGAAGCGCTCGCGGATCACCCGGGCCCGGTGGGGATCGCCCAAGCCCTCGGTCTGTCGGCCAACACGGTGAAGACTCAGCTGCGGTCCGTCTACCGAAAGCTCGACGTGTCCAACCGTGCGGAGGCCCTGGCCGCCGCACGGCGGCAAGGGTGA
- the map gene encoding type I methionyl aminopeptidase, with translation MFGRSSIELKSPDEIRLMRRAGLVVADVHDAVRDAMTHGVRTRDLDAVAADVLDSAGARSNFLGYHGFPGVLCVSVNDEVVHGIPGDRVLREGDVVSVDAGAIIEGWHGDAAFTAIVGESDPSDRAMVDAAEVALWDGIAALAGGGRLGVVGDAIEDSLESRETRYGIIRDYVGHGIGTAMHQPPDVLNYRSTHRGPKIKAGLCVAIEPMITRGTEETSVLEDEWTVVTTDGSRAAHAEHTVAVHEDGIWVLTARDGGAGALAAFGVTPVPLD, from the coding sequence ATGTTCGGACGGTCGTCGATCGAGCTGAAGTCTCCCGACGAGATTCGCCTCATGCGCAGGGCGGGCCTGGTGGTTGCGGATGTACATGACGCTGTCAGGGACGCGATGACACACGGTGTGCGCACAAGGGACCTGGATGCTGTTGCAGCAGACGTGCTCGATTCGGCGGGAGCGCGATCGAACTTCCTCGGCTACCACGGCTTCCCCGGTGTTCTGTGCGTTTCCGTCAACGACGAGGTCGTGCACGGCATTCCCGGTGATCGCGTCCTGCGCGAGGGTGACGTGGTTTCGGTCGACGCCGGCGCGATCATCGAGGGTTGGCACGGTGATGCGGCCTTCACCGCCATCGTCGGTGAGAGTGACCCTAGCGACCGGGCGATGGTGGACGCGGCGGAGGTAGCGCTCTGGGACGGGATCGCAGCGCTTGCAGGTGGCGGGCGGCTAGGGGTGGTCGGTGACGCGATCGAGGACTCCCTCGAGTCGAGGGAGACCAGATACGGGATCATCCGCGACTACGTCGGTCACGGAATCGGCACGGCGATGCATCAGCCACCCGACGTGCTGAACTACCGTTCCACGCACCGGGGTCCCAAGATCAAGGCGGGTCTGTGCGTAGCGATCGAGCCGATGATCACGCGTGGGACAGAGGAGACCTCAGTGCTCGAGGACGAGTGGACTGTCGTCACCACTGATGGCTCCAGGGCAGCGCACGCTGAGCACACTGTCGCTGTGCATGAGGACGGAATCTGGGTGCTGACGGCCCGAGACGGTGGCGCCGGAGCCCTGGCAGCGTTCGGTGTGACCCCGGTGCCGCTCGACTGA
- a CDS encoding adenylate kinase produces MTNARLVLLGPPGAGKGTQAARLADHLGVPAISTGDIFRSNVAEGTELGQLAQKYMNAGEYVPDEVTNQMVAGRLSEPDAADGFLLDGYPRTASQVNELDQMLAGRGGLTHVIELTADTDEVVQRLLKRAQEQGRADDTESVIRRRLEVYAEQTAPLVDVYSERGLLIQVDGMGEMDEVTERLTAVLA; encoded by the coding sequence ATGACGAATGCGCGACTGGTCCTGCTCGGTCCGCCCGGCGCAGGAAAGGGTACGCAGGCCGCCCGCCTGGCTGATCACCTGGGCGTCCCGGCGATCTCCACCGGCGATATATTCCGCAGCAACGTGGCCGAGGGTACCGAACTCGGACAGCTCGCCCAGAAGTACATGAATGCTGGTGAGTATGTGCCCGACGAAGTGACGAACCAGATGGTTGCCGGGCGGCTCTCCGAACCGGATGCGGCAGATGGGTTCCTGCTTGACGGATACCCCCGGACCGCATCTCAGGTGAACGAACTCGATCAGATGCTCGCTGGCAGGGGCGGGCTCACCCACGTGATCGAGCTGACTGCCGACACCGACGAGGTCGTCCAGCGACTGCTCAAGCGTGCTCAGGAGCAGGGGCGCGCCGACGACACCGAATCGGTGATCCGGCGACGGCTCGAGGTCTATGCCGAGCAGACGGCTCCGCTCGTCGACGTCTACTCCGAGCGCGGTCTGCTCATCCAGGTCGACGGAATGGGCGAGATGGACGAGGTCACCGAGCGGCTGACGGCCGTTCTCGCCTGA
- the secY gene encoding preprotein translocase subunit SecY: protein MLSAFVRAFRTPDLRRKLLFTLGIMAIFRFGSFVPTPGIDYTNVRVCTAPGTDGSVLGLVNLFSGGALLQLSVFALGVMPYITASIIVQLLRVVIPRFEALHKEGQSGTAVLTQYTRYLTIGLAILQATTIITVARTGNLYPDCNLDILVDESVMTILLMILTMTAGTGLIMWLGELITERGVGNGMSLLIFTSIASSFPSAFRQIQLAEDGLIKLAIFVVISLLVIGLIVFVEQSQRRIPVQYAKRMVGRRMYGGSSTYIPIKINMSGVIPVIFASSLMALPVLAAQFVDDQTTPWVQWVASNLADPGQNIYIAVYVVLILFFAFFYTSITFNPDDVADNMKRYGGFIPGIRAGRPTAEYLQYVITRITTAGAIYLAIVALIPTIAFKLMGISTTIPFGGTSLLILVSVGLETVKQIDSQLQQRHYEGFLR, encoded by the coding sequence TTGCTCAGCGCATTCGTCCGCGCGTTCCGTACGCCGGATCTGAGGCGGAAGCTGCTCTTCACGCTCGGGATCATGGCCATCTTCCGGTTCGGGTCGTTCGTTCCGACACCGGGGATCGACTACACCAACGTGCGGGTGTGCACCGCGCCCGGCACGGACGGGAGCGTCCTCGGCCTGGTGAACCTGTTCAGTGGTGGGGCGCTGCTGCAGCTGTCAGTGTTCGCACTCGGGGTCATGCCCTACATCACCGCCAGCATCATCGTGCAGTTGCTGCGGGTCGTAATCCCCCGATTCGAAGCTCTCCACAAGGAGGGGCAGTCCGGTACGGCGGTGCTGACCCAGTACACCCGCTATCTGACGATCGGCCTGGCTATCCTCCAGGCCACGACGATCATCACCGTGGCGCGTACCGGCAACCTGTACCCGGACTGCAACCTGGACATCCTCGTCGACGAGTCGGTGATGACGATCCTGCTGATGATCCTGACCATGACAGCCGGGACGGGTCTGATCATGTGGCTGGGAGAGCTCATCACCGAGCGCGGAGTCGGCAACGGGATGTCGCTGCTGATCTTCACCTCGATCGCCTCAAGCTTCCCCTCAGCATTCCGGCAGATCCAGCTGGCTGAGGACGGACTGATCAAGCTGGCGATCTTCGTCGTCATCTCGCTGCTGGTGATCGGTCTGATCGTGTTCGTCGAGCAGTCACAACGTCGTATCCCGGTTCAGTACGCCAAGCGCATGGTCGGGCGGCGTATGTATGGCGGGTCCAGCACGTACATCCCGATCAAGATCAACATGTCCGGCGTGATCCCGGTGATCTTCGCGTCCTCACTGATGGCTCTGCCTGTGCTGGCCGCGCAGTTCGTCGATGACCAGACCACACCGTGGGTGCAGTGGGTGGCGAGCAACCTCGCCGATCCCGGGCAGAACATCTACATCGCGGTCTACGTGGTGCTGATCCTGTTCTTCGCCTTCTTCTACACGTCGATCACGTTCAACCCCGACGACGTCGCTGACAACATGAAGCGCTACGGAGGCTTCATCCCGGGCATCCGGGCCGGCCGCCCGACGGCGGAGTACCTGCAGTATGTGATCACCCGCATCACCACAGCGGGCGCGATCTATCTCGCGATTGTCGCACTGATCCCGACGATCGCCTTCAAACTGATGGGAATCAGCACCACGATCCCGTTCGGCGGCACCTCGCTGTTGATCCTGGTGAGCGTGGGGCTGGAGACGGTCAAGCAGATCGATTCCCAACTGCAGCAACGGCACTACGAAGGGTTCTTGCGATGA
- the rplO gene encoding 50S ribosomal protein L15 has protein sequence MAEKKSGAAGKSAGPAPLKVHHLRPAPGARTAKTRVGRGEASKGKTAGRGTKGTKARYQVPAGFEGGQTPLHMRLPKLRGFKNPFRTEYQVVNLDKLSALFPEGGAVTVEDLVAKGAVRGGKPVKVLGTGEVSVKLEVTGVSAVSASAKDKIVAAGGSVELA, from the coding sequence ATGGCCGAGAAGAAGAGCGGGGCTGCAGGCAAGAGCGCCGGGCCCGCACCTCTGAAGGTGCACCACCTGCGTCCCGCGCCCGGGGCACGCACCGCGAAGACTCGCGTCGGTCGCGGTGAAGCATCGAAGGGGAAGACCGCAGGTCGGGGCACCAAGGGCACCAAGGCTCGTTACCAGGTGCCCGCCGGGTTTGAGGGTGGTCAGACGCCGCTGCATATGCGTCTGCCAAAGCTGCGAGGGTTCAAGAACCCATTCCGTACCGAGTACCAGGTAGTGAACCTGGACAAGCTCAGTGCCCTCTTCCCGGAGGGCGGTGCGGTGACGGTGGAGGACCTCGTCGCCAAGGGCGCGGTCCGCGGCGGGAAGCCTGTCAAGGTGCTCGGCACCGGCGAGGTGAGCGTCAAGCTCGAGGTCACCGGCGTGAGCGCCGTGTCGGCCTCTGCCAAGGACAAGATCGTCGCTGCTGGAGGCAGCGTCGAGCTCGCCTGA
- the rpmD gene encoding 50S ribosomal protein L30 codes for MSQLKVTQKKSAIGGKQNQRDTLRSLGLKRIGDSVVKEDRPEVRGMVTTVAHLVTVEEVD; via the coding sequence ATGAGTCAGCTGAAGGTCACCCAGAAGAAGTCCGCCATCGGCGGGAAGCAGAACCAGCGTGACACGCTGCGCTCGCTCGGTCTCAAGCGAATCGGCGATTCCGTCGTGAAGGAAGACCGTCCCGAGGTCCGCGGCATGGTCACCACGGTGGCGCATCTCGTCACCGTCGAGGAGGTTGACTGA
- the rpsE gene encoding 30S ribosomal protein S5: MAAPQRSRTGSSAGAGGERTNDRRDRRGGDNRRGDDRNTYVERVVTINRVAKVVKGGRRFSFTALVVVGDGEGTVGVGYGKAKEVPAAIAKGVEEAKKNFFKVPMIQKTIPHTVQGEDAAGVVLLRPASPGTGVIAGGPVRAVLDCAGIHDILSKSLGSSNAINIVHATVAGLKALEQPEAVAARRGLPLDEVAPHAMLRAQAAGRADASVDKESAEVAS, encoded by the coding sequence ATGGCTGCTCCCCAGCGCAGCAGGACCGGTTCGTCCGCCGGCGCCGGCGGCGAGCGCACCAACGACCGTCGTGATCGTCGCGGCGGCGACAACCGTCGAGGCGACGACCGCAACACCTACGTCGAGCGGGTCGTGACGATCAATCGCGTCGCCAAGGTCGTCAAGGGTGGTCGTCGCTTCTCCTTCACGGCTCTCGTGGTGGTCGGCGACGGTGAAGGCACCGTCGGCGTGGGCTACGGCAAGGCCAAGGAGGTGCCGGCGGCGATTGCCAAGGGCGTCGAGGAGGCGAAGAAGAACTTCTTCAAGGTCCCGATGATCCAGAAGACCATCCCGCACACGGTGCAGGGTGAGGACGCCGCCGGTGTGGTGCTTCTTCGCCCGGCTTCTCCGGGTACCGGTGTTATCGCCGGTGGTCCGGTGCGCGCCGTGCTGGACTGTGCCGGCATCCATGACATCCTGAGCAAGTCGCTCGGGTCGTCCAACGCGATCAACATCGTGCATGCCACGGTGGCGGGTCTGAAGGCGCTTGAGCAGCCCGAGGCTGTGGCGGCCCGGCGTGGCCTGCCTCTCGACGAGGTCGCACCGCACGCGATGCTGCGGGCTCAGGCCGCGGGGCGCGCGGACGCCAGCGTCGACAAGGAGAGCGCCGAGGTGGCGTCATGA
- the rplR gene encoding 50S ribosomal protein L18, with product MAVSIKGKGKRTARARRHLRVRKRITGTTERPRLVVNRSARHIVAQLVDDTAGVTLASASSLEADLRADSGDKTAKARQVGELVAKRAKAQGVGLAVFDRGGNKYHGRVAAVADGAREGGLSL from the coding sequence ATGGCTGTGTCCATCAAGGGCAAGGGCAAGCGGACGGCACGAGCGCGTCGTCACCTGCGGGTCCGCAAGCGGATCACCGGTACCACCGAGCGTCCGCGTCTCGTGGTCAACCGCTCTGCGCGCCACATCGTGGCGCAGCTGGTGGACGACACCGCGGGCGTCACACTCGCGTCGGCCTCCTCGCTCGAAGCCGACCTTCGTGCGGACTCCGGCGACAAGACTGCCAAGGCGCGTCAGGTCGGTGAGCTGGTCGCCAAGCGGGCCAAGGCCCAAGGCGTCGGCCTCGCCGTGTTTGACCGAGGCGGCAACAAGTACCACGGACGTGTCGCGGCAGTGGCCGACGGCGCCCGCGAGGGAGGGCTGTCCCTGTGA
- the rplF gene encoding 50S ribosomal protein L6, whose amino-acid sequence MSRIGKIPVAVPSGVDVSIDGQAVTVKGPKGTLSHNVPAPITVTRDSDGAIVVSRPDEERESRSLHGLTRTLIANCVQGVTQGYEKNLEIVGTGFRVQAKGSDLEFALGFSHPVTVTAPEGITFNVESPTKFSVVGIDKQVVGEVAANIRKIRKPEPYKGKGVRYAGEQVRRKVGKAGK is encoded by the coding sequence ATGTCTCGCATCGGCAAGATCCCCGTCGCCGTGCCCAGTGGGGTGGACGTGTCCATCGACGGCCAGGCCGTGACGGTCAAGGGTCCCAAGGGCACGCTGTCGCACAATGTTCCCGCCCCGATCACGGTCACTCGTGATTCCGATGGCGCGATCGTGGTCAGTCGGCCGGACGAGGAGCGCGAGTCGCGCTCGTTGCACGGACTGACCCGCACTCTGATCGCCAACTGCGTGCAGGGTGTGACGCAGGGCTACGAGAAGAACCTCGAGATCGTCGGCACGGGTTTCCGTGTGCAGGCGAAGGGCTCCGATCTGGAGTTTGCGCTGGGCTTCTCGCACCCGGTCACAGTGACGGCACCGGAGGGCATCACGTTCAACGTCGAGTCGCCGACCAAGTTCTCGGTTGTCGGCATCGACAAGCAGGTCGTCGGTGAGGTTGCGGCGAACATCAGGAAGATCCGTAAGCCCGAGCCGTACAAGGGCAAGGGTGTGCGGTACGCGGGCGAGCAGGTCCGCCGCAAGGTCGGAAAGGCTGGTAAGTAG
- the rpsH gene encoding 30S ribosomal protein S8, whose product MTMTDPIADMLTRLRNANSAFHETVSMPYSKLKSHIAEILQAEGYISGWTVEDAEVGKTLSLQLKFGPNRERSLAGVRRVSKPGLRVYAKSTNLPRVLGGLGVAILSTSSGLLTDKQAAKKGVGGEVLAYVW is encoded by the coding sequence ATGACAATGACTGACCCCATCGCCGACATGTTGACGCGCTTGCGCAATGCGAACTCGGCGTTCCACGAGACGGTTTCCATGCCGTACTCCAAGCTCAAGTCCCACATCGCGGAGATCCTGCAGGCGGAGGGCTACATCAGTGGCTGGACCGTCGAGGACGCCGAGGTGGGCAAGACTCTCAGCCTGCAGCTGAAGTTCGGGCCCAACCGTGAGCGTTCGCTCGCCGGTGTGCGCCGGGTTTCGAAGCCAGGGCTGCGTGTGTACGCGAAGTCGACCAACCTGCCCAGGGTGCTCGGCGGACTCGGAGTGGCGATTCTGTCCACCTCCTCTGGTCTGCTGACGGACAAGCAGGCAGCCAAGAAGGGCGTAGGTGGGGAAGTCCTCGCCTACGTCTGGTGA
- a CDS encoding type Z 30S ribosomal protein S14, with translation MAKTALIQKANRKPKFAVRSYTRCAKCGRPHSVYRKFGLCRVCLREMALAGQLPGVTKSSW, from the coding sequence GTGGCGAAGACCGCTCTGATCCAGAAGGCCAACCGTAAGCCAAAGTTCGCGGTGCGTTCCTACACCCGGTGCGCGAAGTGTGGACGTCCGCACTCCGTCTACCGCAAGTTCGGCCTGTGCCGCGTGTGCCTGCGTGAGATGGCGCTCGCCGGCCAGCTCCCCGGCGTCACCAAGAGCAGCTGGTAA
- the rplE gene encoding 50S ribosomal protein L5, translated as MSTVTASSDNVTAQLPRLKSKYREEILPALREEFDHANVHQVAGLTKIVVNMGVGDAARDSKLIEGAVRDLTLITGQKPSVTKARKSIAQFKLREGQPIGTHVTLRGDRMWEFLDRLLTLALPRIRDFRGLSSKHFDGNGNYTFGLTEQSMFHEIDQDKIDRVRGMDITVVTTATTDDEGRSLLRRLGFPFKED; from the coding sequence ATGAGCACCGTGACCGCAAGCTCTGACAACGTGACTGCGCAGCTGCCCAGGCTGAAGTCCAAGTACCGCGAGGAGATCCTCCCGGCGTTGCGCGAGGAGTTCGACCACGCGAACGTGCACCAGGTGGCCGGTCTGACGAAGATCGTTGTCAACATGGGTGTGGGAGACGCGGCGCGGGACTCGAAGCTGATCGAGGGCGCCGTGCGGGATCTCACCTTGATCACCGGCCAGAAGCCGAGCGTCACTAAGGCCCGCAAGTCGATCGCGCAGTTCAAGTTGCGCGAAGGGCAGCCGATCGGCACGCACGTCACACTGCGTGGTGACCGGATGTGGGAGTTCTTGGATCGGCTGTTGACCCTGGCACTGCCCCGGATCCGCGACTTCCGTGGTCTGTCCTCGAAGCACTTCGACGGCAACGGCAACTACACGTTCGGTCTGACGGAGCAGTCGATGTTCCACGAGATCGACCAGGACAAGATCGACCGCGTGCGCGGTATGGACATCACGGTCGTGACCACGGCGACCACCGACGACGAGGGCCGTTCGCTGCTGCGGCGCCTCGGCTTCCCGTTCAAGGAGGACTGA
- the rplX gene encoding 50S ribosomal protein L24, translated as MAKIKKGDLVVVIAGRDKGQQGRVLEVQPENDRVVVEGVQRVQRHTKVSQSQRGSKTGGIETIEAPIHISNVMVVDPETKKGSRVGYRTEDVERDGRTRTQRVRVAKRSGKDIS; from the coding sequence ATGGCAAAGATCAAGAAGGGCGACCTGGTGGTCGTCATCGCTGGCCGCGACAAGGGACAGCAGGGCCGTGTGCTCGAGGTGCAGCCGGAGAACGACCGCGTGGTCGTCGAGGGCGTTCAGCGGGTGCAGCGTCACACCAAGGTCTCGCAGAGCCAGCGCGGATCGAAGACTGGCGGCATCGAGACGATCGAGGCGCCGATCCACATCAGCAACGTGATGGTGGTCGACCCGGAGACCAAGAAGGGCAGCCGTGTCGGCTACCGCACCGAGGACGTCGAGCGTGACGGTCGGACGCGTACCCAGCGGGTCCGGGTGGCCAAGCGCTCCGGTAAGGACATCTCATGA
- the rplN gene encoding 50S ribosomal protein L14, producing the protein MIQQESRLKVADNTGAKEILCIRVLGGSGRRYAGIGDTIVATVKDAIPGGNVKKGDVVKAVVVRTRKQRRRPDGSYIRFDENAAVILKNDGEPRGTRIFGPVGRELRDKRFMRIVSLAPEVL; encoded by the coding sequence ATGATCCAGCAGGAGTCGCGACTCAAGGTCGCCGACAACACGGGTGCCAAGGAGATTCTGTGCATCCGTGTGCTCGGCGGCTCTGGACGTCGCTACGCCGGCATCGGCGACACCATCGTCGCCACCGTCAAGGACGCGATCCCCGGCGGCAACGTGAAGAAGGGTGACGTCGTCAAGGCGGTCGTCGTGCGCACGCGCAAGCAGCGCCGTCGTCCGGACGGTTCGTACATCCGCTTCGACGAGAACGCCGCGGTGATTCTGAAGAACGACGGCGAGCCGCGTGGTACGCGCATCTTCGGCCCGGTTGGGCGCGAGCTGCGTGACAAGCGGTTCATGCGCATCGTCTCGCTGGCCCCGGAGGTGCTGTAG
- the rpsQ gene encoding 30S ribosomal protein S17, with amino-acid sequence MSSENITEAPQRNYRKTRRGYVVSDKMDKTVVVEVEDRVKHALYGKVLKRTNKVKAHDEENVVGIGDLVEIMETRPLSATKRWRVVEILEKAK; translated from the coding sequence ATGAGCAGCGAGAACATCACCGAGGCGCCGCAGCGCAACTACCGCAAGACCCGTCGGGGCTATGTGGTCAGCGACAAGATGGACAAGACCGTTGTGGTCGAGGTCGAGGACCGCGTCAAGCACGCGCTGTACGGCAAGGTCCTCAAGCGCACCAACAAGGTCAAGGCACACGACGAGGAGAACGTCGTCGGAATCGGAGATCTCGTCGAGATCATGGAGACCCGGCCGCTGTCCGCCACCAAGCGGTGGCGGGTCGTGGAGATCCTCGAAAAGGCCAAGTGA
- the rpmC gene encoding 50S ribosomal protein L29, whose amino-acid sequence MAIGSKDLTPADLDGMDTERLSAELKKAKQELFNLRFSSATGQLEDHGRLKTVRRDIARIYTILRERELGIRTAPTADAK is encoded by the coding sequence ATGGCTATCGGGTCGAAGGATCTGACGCCGGCCGACCTGGACGGCATGGACACCGAGCGGCTGTCCGCGGAGCTGAAGAAGGCCAAGCAGGAGTTGTTCAACCTGCGGTTCTCCTCGGCCACCGGCCAGCTGGAGGATCATGGACGACTGAAGACCGTGCGGCGCGACATCGCCCGCATCTACACGATCCTGCGGGAGCGTGAGCTCGGTATCCGTACCGCTCCGACCGCGGACGCGAAGTGA